The Oncorhynchus nerka isolate Pitt River linkage group LG13, Oner_Uvic_2.0, whole genome shotgun sequence sequence aatgcagtggagtaaaagttgtcaaaaatagtaaagtacagataccccccaaaactacttaagtagtattttactacTTTTtttcttaagtactttacacaactCTCAGTCAATCAGCAGTCGCCTGTACTATCGGCTTCCACATCGAACAATACCAATTTTGGTACCTATAATACAATACACTTTGAAAGGTAGTGACCGACGATTGTCACCGACTTGACAAAAGTGATCAGCTCAAGACCATCAAATCCATGATGCATTGTGGGTAAAtggtgattgactgactgatctacaattTCGAACAAGCCCACTTTTGGTCCAGTAGTGCAACACAATGAAAAGCGGCTTGACAAAAGGGATCTGCTCAAACGCACGCATGAACTTTCTTGAAAAGTTCTCTCTAGTTGTCTAGAGTCTGAGGTCACTGGTATCCTTCCATCACAATAAAACTACAATTCCATACATGCCATGCCAGGCTGTACACGTCATAACCACTAGCAAGAACCAACTTCCTGGTGGTAGGGTGCCGGATCAGCGTGGGATAAAAACAAAAATCTCTGGTAAGTGAGTATGTTAAACTAATTATACCACTGTTATATAGCCTTGATTTAAATAGTTGTCGCTGTGTTTACTGCGAAACTAGATCAAAGTTGCTAGGGCGATGAGGCTGTTTTACAATGCaaataagctagctagctacctacctaaCGTTAGCGTaattgattacatttacatttacatttaagtcatttagcagacgctcttatccagagcgacttacaaattggtgcattcaccttatgacctccagtggaacagtagtgcatctaaatctttacaGACGCTAACTGAGTTTGTTATGTAGCTAACGGTTAGTGGCTAAGCTAATGTTAGTTGTAAAGAGGCAATCTGTCTTTTGCTTCTCCAGTACTAAAGTAATGTGTATATTCAGTGCGTTGTGCATAGGCTATTTCATGCTCATGGAATAACTATTTTGGGCGTGGAACTATCTGTGGTTGAGACTTTAAAATTACAGAGGCAGTTTGACTGTTTTTCACTTGTATACCAGTACACGGTAGGTATATAATCTAGCATACAAGACATCCAATGTAAACATAACATTGGTTAGATTTGAAATTAAAAGATGTCACCAGATTCTGAAACTGTGTGGCTGTAGCAACAGAGCCTAGGCTACTTCCATTTGAcattttaagtcatttagcagaggctcttatccagagcaacttacaattagtgcattcatcttaagataggtGAGACCACATCATTCGTATAAAGTACATTTCCCCTCAACAATTTATCAAAGTCTGTGCTAGTAGGAAAAGATAAGTGTGTTTATTTTGGGGGGGAGTAGCAGCACCTGTTGGTGGTGAGTAAattgtacccagtcagcagtttAATGTTCAGCAGGGCAACAGTGTGTAGGCAGTGACAATGTTTTGTTGCAAGCTTCTTATGTTTAAATAATAAACCTTCTCCTCATTCCCATGTTCCAGGTTTGGGATTGGAGTTGCTGTTGGCGATCAGGATGATTGACATGCGGGCGTGGGCGGAGTACCTGGTGGAATGGGCGGCCAAGGACCCGTACGGCTTTCTGACCACTGTCATCCTGGCACTTACACCCCTCTTCATCGCCAGCGCCCTGTTGTCGTGGAAACTGGCCAAGATGATTGAAGTGCGCGACCGCGaacagaagaagaagcagaaacGTCAGGAGAATATCGCCAAGGCCAAGAGGACCAAGAAAGACTgaactgtggagggagagagaatagctACAGTACACAGCTATGCTCAACACTCTCTTCACTTGCAACACCGCTCCCCCTCGCCTCCTCAACCCAGTCCAGTGCAGGACCACAGACCATCACTCCTGTCCAGTGTAGGAAGGATTGTAGGCCCTACATGGTGGCCTTACAGAGCTGAGAGGGAACTGTATAGACAGAGGAGGCTCATTTGATTGGGCTATCAGCGTGTGAACCGGGATTCTGATTATGGTGGTGTTGCAGTACTTAGCATTCCATTTGTAACAACTCCATTCCAATGATTTCATAAACTACTTTGATTGTTTATCTCCATTTTAAATGACTTGTTAAATTTCTGAATCACTTGCATGTTTTTATTAAATGAACTTCTAAATAAAATAGGCTTGTATTTCTTTGCAAAACATAATTCCCCATAATCCTGCCTGTATGACGCTTAATTGAAAACGGTTGAGTTCCGACCCGACTTGATGCGCAGGCATTGTactgcatcaaccaatggttttATGTCATCAACTGTTCAGTCGGGCATAGACTGCTATATCATAGCTGATAATTAAACACCTATCCAATCGTTTTGAGATCTGACAGGAGTCTGGTATGAACTCGGGCAGGAACTCGACCAAGATATGTTCCAGGCAGTTGTCATGCATGGGCTTCatgtagttaaaaaaaaaaatggttaaaaGGTTTGTAGTGTCAGATGATGAGGTGTATATCATACATATGTAAAgacataaaaaataaatgtgtcaCACTGAAAATATATGTATGCCATTTGGGCAAACACTTTATCCAAATCAACTTACAATAGTGTGCATACCTTTTTATATGGGTGGCcccagtgggaatcaaacccaccatTATGACATTGCAATcgccatgatctaccaactgagaaACACTACCACCTACTTGCCAGCACTTACATCACATCCCAGTTTGCTCAAGCCTGGTAGTTTAATTTACAAACCACAAAAAAATCATCAAATATACCTTGATTACCTACAACACAACTCGTATACAACGCCTTTATAGTTGGAGATCAGAAAATGTGTCTTCTACACCCCATGAATGCCACGCACTATATCAAGTTTCCCTGATTCAACACAAAAGGTTTTTCATGTAAGAGAGTATACATCATGTCCGTTGTATTCATTACTGCAAACCGTAATAAAACGTGTTGCGGTTGGAAACCACTTATGTCAAACTTGTTTGAAATGACCGGTTTCCATTGCCAAGCATTTTGCTaaggtgtgcactaatgaatacgatCCAGTCCATCTTCCAGCCCCAAGTTCCCTATACTAAAGGAGAGGGATTATGAAGCTTCCTTCCTCTACCTTGCTGCTTTCAATTGACCAGTCTTTTCAGGTGGGTCACTGAACAATGGTGGTGAGGATGGAAGGAAACTTGTGAAGTTCTattttgtgtatataatgtgttgtgtgtgtgtaccatagtGTGCGTTAGGTACCAGTATCATGGCAAGGAAATAAGGATCCAAACATAGGCAGACATTTCTTAATAAGGTAAACAGTTCACAcaacagcaggtttttaaaagaCCATAGAGTTCAGACTGCTTCGGGTTTTATGTTTTACCCTGGAAAATCCAGTATCGCAAtactgtttttttgtgtgtgtgtgtgtgtatatcttggCTGTGGGTGTCCAGGAGTCAGGCTGGAATATGTTAGCTGTTCTGACATGCTCCTCGCTGGTCACTGGCTGGCCAAAGCTGAAGGCGGCGTGGCCCTCGGCTATGGTCTGAGTAGGCCAAGCCACCAGCCCCTCCTCATACTCCTTAGGAagcagctgtctctctcttccacctccctcGCCTTGCCTTCTGTGTGCTCCCTGTAGTTCTGGTTCCTCACCAGCTACTGTGaagggcgcgcacacacacaaatcaaatcaaatttatttatatagcccttcgtacatcagctgatatctcaaagtgctgtacagaaacccagcctaaaaccccaaacagcaagcaatgcaggtgtagaagcacagtggctaggaaaaacaccctagaaaggccaaaacctaggaagaaacttagagaggaaccaggctatgtggggtggccagtcctcttttggctgtgccgggtggagattataacagaacatggccaagatgttcaaatgttcataaatgaccagcatggtcgaataataataaggcagaacagttgaaactggagcagcagcacggccaggtggactggggacagcaaggagtcatcatgtcaggtagtcctggggcatgatcctagggctcaggtcctccgagagagagaaagaaagagagaaagagagaattagagagagcacatgtggggtggccagtcctcttcgggctgtgccgggtggagattataacagaacatggccaagatgttcaaatgttcataaatgaccagcatggtcgaataataataaggcagaacagttgaaactggagcagcagcacggccaggtggactggtgacagcaaggagtcatcatgtcaggtagtcctggggcatggtcctagggctcaggtcctccgagagagagaaagaaagagagaattagagaaagcacacttaaattcacacaggacaccaaataggacaggagaagtactccagatataaaaaactgaccctagccccccgacacataaactactgcagcataaatactggaggctgagacaggaggggtcaggagacactgtggccccatccgaggacacccccggacagggccaaacaggaaggatataaccccacccactttgccaaagcacagcccccacaccactagagggatatcttcaaccaccaacttaccatcctgagacaaggcaaagtatagcccacaaagatctccgccatggcacaacccaagggggggcgccaacccagacaggatgaccacatcagtgaatcaacccactcaggtgacgcaccccttccagggacggcgtgagagagccccagtaaagccagtgactcagcccctgtaatagggttagaggcagagaatcccagtggaaagaggggaactggccaggcagagacagcaagggcggttcgttgctccagagcctttccgttcacctttccactcctgggccagactacactcaatcatatgacccactgaagagatgagtcttcagtaaagacttaaaggttgagaccgagtttgcgtctctgacatgggtaggcagaccgttccataaaaatggagctctataggagaaagccctgcctccagctgtttgcttagaaattctagggacaattaggaggcctgcgtcttgtgaccgtagcgtacgtgtaggtatgtacggcaggaccaaatcagagagataggtaggagcaagcccatgtaatgctttgtaggttagcagtaaaaccttgaaatcagcccttgctttgacaggaagccagtgtagggaggctagcactggagtaatatgatcaatttttttggttctagtcaggattctagcagccgtatttagcactaactgaagtttatttagtgctttatccgggtagccggaaagtagagcattgcagtagtctaacctagaagtgacaaaagcatggattaatatttctgcatcatttttggacagaaagtttctgatttttgcaatgttacgtagatggaaaaaagctgttacgtagacacacacacacacacacacacacaaaaacgctgtccacacacacacacgcacgcacgcacgcacacacacacacacacacacacacacacacacacacacacacacacacacacacacacacagatttaatATCAGAggtaaaaccaaggcttttgaaCACACTATTTTTGAGGGGATAGTTAGGAGTCCTCTAACAACTCATCTATAAGAGTTCAACCCTGAACGTCACACATCAGCGGCAGCTAAAGCTACTATCCAGTCCATGGTGTTAGTTTTGCCTTGGCAGAGCCAGAGAGCCATGGCCAGGGAGGGATGTCTGGACTTCTTGCTGTTGTGTGTTGGCAGCTGAACTAGCAGGCtgtgaagggagaggggagaccaGGGCCAAACAGCTCTGCTTCGGGGAGCGAGGCGAGCATATGCAACCGCTTTTCCAGCCTGTTAATGACATGATTTAATCCAATCAATTTATGTCAACTTGGACAGGGACAAAATTAAGCGTTAAGGAAGGGGGGGGGCATAAAGTGCCAGGGGAGCGGTTTTGGCTACACCACTGTCCAGCTGTGGACGACTGCACTGGGCAGACAGTACACAGAAAATTGGAATAGAATGTTCTGGCAACACTGAGGTAGGAACGGCATTGGCCATTGGCATGGAGTATACAGAGAGGGGCTGCCTGGGTATTAGCCTTGTAGAGGCTTTCCCATAGCCTCCATGTTTGAGAATAGGAAAATTAGCAGGCTAACCCTTTGATCCTGTTCTGTGACGTAGGCATAGCCTTTGACGTctagctatgggccctggtctaaagtaatgcaccacatagggaatagggtgccatttgggacaccacCAAAATGAGAAGTGTGACTGTTGAGcctatagagatagatagagggctcatctttgtatctgtgccattatagcgtctgtgacagcatgggcagcgccattgaggcaaTCTCCCTTTTGAAGTAGTCAATTATCTTCTTCACGATTGGCTGATCCTTCCTGATGACCCGGttggacatgactccaacagggtcaccaggaggGATCAGACAATGAAGTtgaaagtcccacccagttgactacattaaaatggtggaagtcCTCAATGGTGCTACCCATGCTAACACAGCCTTTTagccactagaggcctctatcattctctatgattTACTCCCACCACAACCTGTCCCATCGTCTGCcaaacagacagacggacacagaaagacagagctATTTACTCAACACCCGTCCCCCAAAATTTCGTGGCTCTGTTGAAAATGGAGAAAAAGCTAAACAAAGTGTTTCTCCTAGACTCTTCCCTCCCCATACCCAGTCCCCAAGATCTCCCACAAACATAGCAGGGGTACGCACTTCAATGGAGGGGGCTGCTTCCTTGCTTCCTGGAGAAGGGAACAGACAGACGAGAGTTAGAACACCCATACCACTGCACAAACAAAATGAACAGTTACCGGTCATTTACACTATAGAAGCAGCACTGGCTTGGCCACGCTAGTCTCGCCCTCATGTGGGTGCTACGTATCAACAGCCATTGTCAGTCAATCCAGCAGGGGTTGAAAGCTATGGTCAGTCGCGTTGCAATATCGCAGAGGATTTGAATAAAGTTCAGCTTTCCCTAATTTTAGTCCGGCCCTGTTCAGCTCCCTCGCCCTTGCTCGGATCGCTCAACGGTCCCATTCCCACTCCGTTCTCTCGCTTTCCTACCATTGAAAGGGAATagcgggcctcccgagtggcgcagtggttaagggcgctgtactgcagcgccagctgtgccatcatagactctgggttcgcgcccaggctctgtcgtaaccgtccgcgaccgggaggtccgtggggcgacgcacaattggcctagcgtcgtccgggttagggagggcttggtcggtagggatgtccttgtctcattgcgcaccagcgactcctgtggcgggatgggcgcagtgcgcgctaaccaaggttgccaggtacacagtgtttcctccggcacattggtgcggctggcttccgggttggatgtgcgctgtgttaagaaacagtatggctgggttgtgttttggaggatgcatggctttcaaccttcgtctctcccgagcccgtacgggagttgtagcgatgagacaagatagtagctactacaacaattggataccatgaaaaaggggtaaaaaaaagaaggaaaaaaagaagaaaaaaaagaaaaagggaaTAGCTTCAGATGTTTCACCGTGCGATGCCGCTTCATAGTGTAAACGGTCCGTTACACGTGACATCCAATGTAACGGTATTGAATCACTTGTTTAACTGTGTAGTTAAAGTAACACAATATCTAACTAAATAGTAAGTGATCTGAACATAATTTTGCCTGTTTCCTTTCTTTAGAATTCCAGTGTGATACATGACACGATAACATCTAGAATATGGCATCTCTGTGATTTACCAGTCTAAGCAGAGaggatactgtagtaatgtacacATTTAAACTACTATACAGCATaaagaaagagacagtagatctcttCTACTCTGATCCTTggattaacctctctctctccatctatcgctC is a genomic window containing:
- the LOC115140603 gene encoding small integral membrane protein 15-like isoform X1, which translates into the protein MPCQAVHVITTSKNQLPGGRVPDQRGIKTKISGLGLELLLAIRMIDMRAWAEYLVEWAAKDPYGFLTTVILALTPLFIASALLSWKLAKMIEVRDREQKKKQKRQENIAKAKRTKKD
- the LOC115140603 gene encoding small integral membrane protein 15-like isoform X2, with product MIDMRAWAEYLVEWAAKDPYGFLTTVILALTPLFIASALLSWKLAKMIEVRDREQKKKQKRQENIAKAKRTKKD